A region of Salvia splendens isolate huo1 chromosome 17, SspV2, whole genome shotgun sequence DNA encodes the following proteins:
- the LOC121774939 gene encoding OVARIAN TUMOR DOMAIN-containing deubiquitinating enzyme 3 isoform X2: MEEITKCVHLRYFKRKVPYKPDFLHISMAAKYNLDSTERQMKLGSPSNETILQQLRSGIACFEIAASPVASLSGQCGGSTRFLTSSAAASPGFFARIGNPVVGSPAMKKVERYSVRKVTGDGRCLFRALVKGMAINKGMRLGPREERESADELRMAVKEVICDNDKERFQFEEALVAITVEESLKRYCQRIGRPDFWGGEPELLVLSKLCCQPIVVYIPEHEHGGRGAGFIPIQEYGSEFHKGSEQGKQKAVRLLYTGRNHYDLLV; encoded by the exons atggaagagataacaaaatgtgtacatttacgttattttaaacgtaaagtaccatataaacccgattttctccATATTTCAATGGCGGCAAAGTATAATCTGGATAGTACGGAGCGACAGATGAAGCTCGGCAGTCCCTCCAACG AAACTATTCTCCAGCAACTCAGGAGCGGCATTGCGTGTTTCGAAATCGCCGCTTCCCCGGTCGCTTCACTTTCCGGTCAATGCGGTGGAAGCACGCGTTTTCTCACCTCATCCGCCGCTGCCTCTCCGGGATTCTTCGCCAGGATTGGCAACCCAGT TGTGGGTTCGCCGGCAATGAAGAAAGTTGAGCGGTATTCTGTTCGGAAAGTTACCGGTGATGGCCGCTGTCTATTCCGTGCACTG GTAAAAGGAATGGCTATCAACAAGGGTATGAGACTCGGCCCaagggaggagagagagagtgcAG ATGAATTACGCATGGCTGTAAAAGAAGTTATATGTGACAATGATAAAGAGCGCTTTCAGTTTGAAGAGGCTTTGGTTGCAATAACTGTCGAGGAATCTCTGAAACG TTACTGCCAACGCATTGGAAGGCCAGATTTCTGGGGCGGAGAGCCTGAACTTTTG GTGCTGTCAAAGTTGTGCTGCCAGCCAATAGTTGTATACATCCCGGAACATGAG CACGGTGGAAGGGGAGCCGGTTTCATTCCGATTCAAGAATACGGCTCTGAATTCCACAAAGGTTCGGAACAAGGGAAGCAGAAGGCTGTTCGATTGCTCTACACAGGAAGAAACCATTATGACCTGCTAGTGTGA
- the LOC121774939 gene encoding OVARIAN TUMOR DOMAIN-containing deubiquitinating enzyme 3 isoform X1 — protein sequence MEEITKCVHLRYFKRKVPYKPDFLHISMAAKYNLDSTERQMKLGSPSNETILQQLRSGIACFEIAASPVASLSGQCGGSTRFLTSSAAASPGFFARIGNPVSVGSPAMKKVERYSVRKVTGDGRCLFRALVKGMAINKGMRLGPREERESADELRMAVKEVICDNDKERFQFEEALVAITVEESLKRYCQRIGRPDFWGGEPELLVLSKLCCQPIVVYIPEHEHGGRGAGFIPIQEYGSEFHKGSEQGKQKAVRLLYTGRNHYDLLV from the exons atggaagagataacaaaatgtgtacatttacgttattttaaacgtaaagtaccatataaacccgattttctccATATTTCAATGGCGGCAAAGTATAATCTGGATAGTACGGAGCGACAGATGAAGCTCGGCAGTCCCTCCAACG AAACTATTCTCCAGCAACTCAGGAGCGGCATTGCGTGTTTCGAAATCGCCGCTTCCCCGGTCGCTTCACTTTCCGGTCAATGCGGTGGAAGCACGCGTTTTCTCACCTCATCCGCCGCTGCCTCTCCGGGATTCTTCGCCAGGATTGGCAACCCAGT AAGTGTGGGTTCGCCGGCAATGAAGAAAGTTGAGCGGTATTCTGTTCGGAAAGTTACCGGTGATGGCCGCTGTCTATTCCGTGCACTG GTAAAAGGAATGGCTATCAACAAGGGTATGAGACTCGGCCCaagggaggagagagagagtgcAG ATGAATTACGCATGGCTGTAAAAGAAGTTATATGTGACAATGATAAAGAGCGCTTTCAGTTTGAAGAGGCTTTGGTTGCAATAACTGTCGAGGAATCTCTGAAACG TTACTGCCAACGCATTGGAAGGCCAGATTTCTGGGGCGGAGAGCCTGAACTTTTG GTGCTGTCAAAGTTGTGCTGCCAGCCAATAGTTGTATACATCCCGGAACATGAG CACGGTGGAAGGGGAGCCGGTTTCATTCCGATTCAAGAATACGGCTCTGAATTCCACAAAGGTTCGGAACAAGGGAAGCAGAAGGCTGTTCGATTGCTCTACACAGGAAGAAACCATTATGACCTGCTAGTGTGA
- the LOC121774938 gene encoding DNA replication ATP-dependent helicase/nuclease JHS1, translating to MAPRKRASSGGKKSNNPNREPQQSEPSKFGIQHFFERHSQAQSQKIISQNRCGHPAADSAANKNSRIVGKPIAGRSKVGPENPRDAVESRTECIRGVNTSSNSGDANDCVSRNDSSGGNVPVENHIGAVDVNNVEKAENLLKAEISTRSPDPRPDNLSPVVIDVEDNQLDVTPETSKSVSVKRFKFSPGMLIKQTQDDMVDEVTWKISPVNERLHAMSKHLHGRISVLADSTRFNSMNFQECSQEKVKISPNMSGKLEKWLSSPPLKPHRKSITCSDGLASRKVNHGLNLSCPGNHRNSNNTDKSGLRDSQSPFTTPPSLSCCTDKAVEEVGDKGVPNQLGSRQHKKALIELLDQVEDVISVESSSSKDAQSHLDVERYSKADVVVHRPTTHSEENRSTTYSNFSFLVLEVSEKHGLSGSSGGPPSAFKILRLLNEQNGAERSLQLWDEWYSSVVAPGDTVHVVGEFDSEGKCDVNHEKNFFIVHPDILVSGTRVSASFICPRRTVLDERIKSTESSTAALIGTLLHQIYQAGLISESPTKESLEEYARTVLHKSLENLYACGENENDIFKTMIAAIPKILNWISSFRDSQGSKSPTVDFKCDEGLKKVKICEVIDIEEMVWGQRYGLKGMIDASLRVRTNTNSAEANEVIMPLEFKTGKGTTGQAAMEHTAQVILYTLLMSERYMMNIECGLLYYLHTDETRGISVKRSDLIGLIMRRNGLANDLLKASTTQQFPPMLESPNICRSCRHLNACSVYHKAYGGTVEGSGLGAMYDSLVSHLTSTHAIFLQKWERLIDLEAKHVEIAKKESWLSSSSRNDHHPISLSSLVLDNSDTSSERKLSRRNRFVYRFVSPEQPNRDALRASSPLEHMFRNGDYVVLSTEPDHLRVSNGIIEDIGNFHVSVSLAKRLRLPGHSPKSMTEELCKQSWRIDKDEIMTSYAIMRFNLIQLFLQNESSTCLRKKVVDLEMPRFDSGCIISQDPAISYVQSEKSLNDDQRRAILKILTAKDYALILGMPGTGKTSTMVHAVKALLLRGASILLTSYTNSAVDNLLIKLKAQGVDFIRIGRNEAVHEEVRENCLSVMNMNSTQDIKQRLEKVNVVAVTCLGITSPLLTNKRFDICIMDEAGQITLPVSLGPLAFASRFVLVGDHYQLPPLVQSPEAKENGMSVSLFCRLSEAHPHAIAALHFQYRMCADIMELSNALIYGNRLRCGSTEIENAKLKYRSSASSPAWLTKVLDPNQPVIFINTDLLPAHESNDRKALNNPIEAHIIAEAVKLLVLRGIEGKAIGIITPYNAQANLIREAVPEGVEIHTIDKYQGRDKDCILVSFVKSSETPRNSTSSLLGDWHRINVALTRAKKKLIMVGSCRTLSKVPLLKLMIEKVEELCGMVVVSNKEIKYQPELRRCSHLI from the exons ATGGCTCCGCGGAAGAGGGCGAGCTCAGGAGGCAAGAAGTCGAACAATCCAAATCGCGAGCCGCAGCAATCTGAACCGTCTAAATTTGGTATACAGCACTTCTTTGAGCGCCACTCCCAGGCCCAGAGCCAGAAAATCATCTCCCAGAATAGATGTGGCCACCCCGCAGCTGATTCTGCCGCAAACAAAAACTCCCGGATCGTAGGTAAGCCGATTGCGGGTCGTTCTAAAGTGGGACCGGAGAATCCTCGTGATGCAGTTGAGTCGCGGACTGAATGTATAAGGGGTGTAAACACTAGTAGTAATTCGGGAGATGCAAATGACTGTGTTTCTCGAAATGATTCAAGCGGAGGCAATGTGCCTGTGGAGAATCATATTGGAGCTGTAGATGTAAATAATGTGGAAAAGGCGGAAAATTTGTTGAAGGCTGAGATATCTACTCGATCTCCGGATCCACGGCCGGATAATTTATCGCCGGTGGTGATTGATGTTGAGGATAATCAACTTGATGTGACACCAGAGACGTCCAAGTCTGTCTCAGTTAAGCGTTTCAAGTTTTCTCCTGGAATG CTAATCAAGCAGACCCAGGATGATATGGTTGATGAAGTGACATGGAAAATTTCTCCAGTAAATGAGAGGCTGCATGCTATGTCTAAGCATTTACATGGGAGGATAAGTGTGTTGGCAGATTCTACAAGGTTTAACTCAATGAATTTTCAAGAATGCTCACAGGAAAAG GTAAAAATTTCTCCTAACATGTCGGGGAAGCTTGAGAAGTGGCTTTCTTCACCTCCACTAAAGCCGCATAGGAAATCCATAACATGCTCTGACGGGCTTGCGTCAAGAAAGGTCAACCATGGTCTTAATTTAAGCTGCCCTGGAAATCATAGAAATTCGAATAACACGGATAAATCTGGGTTACGTGATTCTCAGAGCCCATTTACTACCCCACCCTCACTGTCTTGTTGCACCGACAAG GCTGTTGAAGAAGTGGGTGACAAAGGGGTGCCCAACCAGTTGGGTTCAAGACAGCACAAAAAG GCTTTGATTGAACTCTTAGATCAAGTAGAGGATGTAATATCTGTTGAAAGTTCATCATCTAAAGATGCTCAATCACACTTAGATGTTGAGAGATACAGCAAAGCTGATGTTGTTGTACACCGCCCAACAACACATTCAGAAGAAAATAGATCCACTACATACTCAAATTTCAGTTTTCTTGTATTGGAG GTTTCAGAAAAGCACGGACTTTCTGGATCATCTGGTGGTCCTCCATCTGCTTTCAAG ATACTACGCTTATTGAATGAGCAAAATGGAGCTGAACGGTCCTTGCAATTGTGGGATGAATG GTATTCCAGTGTCGTGGCACCTGGAGACACTGTTCATGTCGTTGGTGAATTCGATTCCGAAGGGAAGTGTGATGTCAATCATGAGAAGAACTTTTTCATTGTCCACCCTGATATCTTGGTATCTGGCACTCGG GTTTCTGCTAGTTTCATCTGCCCAAGGCGCACCGTCCTGGATGAGAGGATAAAAAGCACGGAGAGTTCAACAGCAGCATTGATTGGTACCTTATTGCATCAGATCTATCAG GCTGGCCTCATCAGTGAATCCCCCACGAAAGAATCCTTAGAAGAATATGCCAGAACAGTGCTTCACAAAAGTCTTGAGAATCTCTATGCATGTGGAG aaaatgaaaatgatatctTCAAAACTATGATTGCAGCAATCCCAAAAATATTGAATTGGATATCCTCCTTTCGAGATTCACAG ggttcgaaaagccCAACTGTGGACTTCAAATGTGATGAAGGACTAAAGAAGGTCAAAATTTGTGAG GTAATCGACATCGAAGAAATGGTCTGGGGCCAAAGGTATGGATTGAAAGGAATGATTGATGCTTCTCTCCGAGTTAGAACCAACACAAATTCTGCAGAAGCTAATGAAGTAATTATGCCTCTGGAGTTCAAAACTGGAAAGGGAACAACTGGACAG GCAGCTATGGAGCATACTGCACAAGTGATCCTATATACTCTCCTGATGTCAGAGCG GTACATGATGAACATTGAATGTGGTCTTCTTTATTATCTTCATACAGATGAAACACGG GGAATCTCTGTTAAAAGGTCTGACTTAATAGGGCTCATTATGCGGCGCAATGGACTTGCAAATGATCTGCTTAAGGCATCAACAACTCAGCAATTTCCACCTATGCTAGAA AGTCCAAATATTTGTAGAAGTTGCAGGCACCTGAATGCCTGCAGTGTTTATCACAAG GCATATGGAGGTACTGTCGAAGGAAGTGGACTAGGTGCCATGTATGATTCACTTGTGTCCCATTTAACCTCAACACATGCCATTTTTCTCCAGAAATGGGAGAGACTAATTGATCTGGAGGCTAAACATGTGGAG ATTGCAAAGAAGGAGAGCTGGCTCTCTAGTAGTTCTAGGAATGACCACCACCCCATTTCTCTATCATCCTTGGTTCTTGATAATTCAGATACGTCATCAGAGAGAAAACTGTCCAGGAGAAACCGATTTGTTTACCGCTTTGTGTCTCCTGAACAACCAAATCGTGATGCATTACGTGCCTCTTCTCCCCTAGAGcatatgtttcgaaatggagaTTATGTG GTATTAAGCACTGAACCAGATCATCTACGAGTTTCTAATGGGATTATTGAGGACATTGGTAACTTCCATGTCTCT GTATCTTTGGCAAAGCGATTAAGGCTTCCAGGGCATAGTCCTAAGTCTATGACAGAGGAACTCTGTAAGCAATCCTGGAGAATTGACAAAGATGAAATTATGACATCATATGCAATCATGAG GTTCAATCTTATCCAACTCTTTTtgcaaaatgaaagtagtacTTGTCTGAGGAAGAAGGTTGTGGATCTTGAG ATGCCTAGGTTTGACAGTGGCTGCATAATTAGTCAAGATCCCGCCATTTCATATGTCCAGTCAGAGAAAAGTTTAAATGATGATCAAAGAAGAGCTATACTCAAG ATACTCACAGCTAAGGATTATGCCCTTATTCTTGGAATGCCTGGGACAGGCAAAACTTCCACCATGGTACATGCTGTGAAGGCTTTGCTGCTAAGAGGTGCATCCATTTTGCTCACATCCTACACAAACTCGGCCGTTGACAATTTATTAATCAAATTGAAAGCTCAG GGCGTAGATTTCATAAGAATCGGAAGGAACGAGGCGGTGCATGAGGAAGTTCGAGAGAATTGCTTATCAG TAATGAATATGAATAGCACCCAGGATATTAAGCAAAGGCTGGAAAAGGTTAATGTTGTTGCTGTTACTTGCTTGGGAATAACGAGCCCTTTGCTAACTAACAAGAGGTTTGACATATGCATCATGGATGAAGCAGGACAGATAACACTTCCg GTATCCTTGGGTCCACTCGCATTTGCTTCAAGATTTGTTCTTGTTGGGGATCATTATCAACTACCCCCACTCGTCCAG AGTCCAGAGGCTAAGGAGAATGGAATGAGTGTGAGCCTCTTCTGCAGGCTCTCAGAAGCACATCCACATGCAATTGCAGCTTTGCATTTCCAG TACCGGATGTGCGCAGACATAATGGAACTCTCAAATGCCTTGATATATGGAAATAGATTGCGTTGTGGTTCTACAGAAATAGAGAATGCAAAGCTCAAGTACAGGTCTTCAGCTTCTTCACCTGCGTGGCTGACTAAG GTTCTGGATCCAAACCAACCTGTTATATTTATCAACACAG ATTTGTTGCCTGCACATGAGAGTAATGACCGCAAAGCTCTAAACAACCCAATTGAGGCACATATTATTGCAGAA gcCGTTAAACTCCTGGTACTTAGAGGCATTGAAGGGAAAGCTATTGGCATCATTACCCCTTACAACGCTCAGGCTAATCTCATTCGAGAAGCTGTTCCCGAAGGTGTGGAAATACATACCATAGACAAATATCAG GGAAGAGATAAGGACTGCATATTGGTGTCCTTCGTGAAGTCCTCTGAAACCCCTAGGAACAGCACATCTTCGCTTCTTGGAGACTGGCACAGAATAAACGTAGCTCTTACGCGTGCCAAG AAGAAGTTGATCATGGTGGGATCATGCCGAACTCTGTCGAAAGTGCCATTGCTGAAACTCATGATTGAGAAGGTGGAAGAGCTTTGTGGTATGGTGGTGGTTTCAAACAAGGAAATCAAATACCAGCCTGAGCTAAGGAGATGCTCTCACCTCATCTGA